The window AAGGAAACCGGGCTAAAACTTCATTTGGATGGTGCCAGAATATTTAATGCATTGGTCCATTCAGGGGAAAGACCTTTTGATTGGGGGAAAATGTTTGATACCATTTCTGTTTGTCTTAGCAAAGGATTGGGCTGCCCTGTGGGTTCCGTTTTGTTAGGTAGCCGAGTTGAAATAAAAAGAGCAAGAAAAATAAGAAAAGCTATGGGTGGTGGTATGCGTCAGGCAGGGATGTTAGCAGCTGCAGGAATTTATGCCCTTGATCACAATGTTTTCAGATTGGAAGAGGATCATGAGAGAGCTAAAGCAGTAGGGAAGATTCTAGAGAAAGCTCCCTTTGTGAAAGAAGTATTACCCATAACCACCAATATAGTGATAGCTCGCTTATCACAAATTAGCCCAGAGTCTTTTTTGGATGAATTAACAGAAAGAAATATATGGGCTGTTAAGTTCGGTAGAGATCAAATAAGAATGGTTACCCATATGGATTTCACAGACCAACACCTTGAGGCTTTTGAAAGTAGAATAAAGCGTTGGGAAAAATGAATTGGATTGAATACCTTTTTTTAGAATAAATTATTAAAAATTATGGAACAAACCCCTTTGGCAGAGAGGATGCGCCCGACAACCTTGGATCAGTTGATTGGACAGGAACATTTGTCCGGGCCTAACACATTCCTTCATAAGGCCATCAAAGCCGGCACGGTTCCTTCCTTAATATTATGGGGGCCTCCAGGTGTTGGGAAAACCACCATAGCCAACATTATTGCCAATGAAGTGAAAGCTCCTTTTTATACCCTAAGTGCAGTTAGTTCCGGAGTTAAGGACATTAGGGAAGTAATACAGAA of the Cyclobacterium marinum DSM 745 genome contains:
- a CDS encoding threonine aldolase family protein, with the protein product MNDNQLRVDLRSDTLTLPTKEMKETMLNAGLGDDVFGEDPTVNILEDKLAGLFGMEAGLFCPSGTMTNQIAIKLHTRPQTEVICHQFSHIYLYEGGGIMSNSLASVKLLDGKLGKIEAEAIRQVINADDDHLPETTLVSLENTMNKGGGSVYTLDEIRPIRQLCKETGLKLHLDGARIFNALVHSGERPFDWGKMFDTISVCLSKGLGCPVGSVLLGSRVEIKRARKIRKAMGGGMRQAGMLAAAGIYALDHNVFRLEEDHERAKAVGKILEKAPFVKEVLPITTNIVIARLSQISPESFLDELTERNIWAVKFGRDQIRMVTHMDFTDQHLEAFESRIKRWEK